A region of candidate division WOR-3 bacterium DNA encodes the following proteins:
- the tsaB gene encoding tRNA (adenosine(37)-N6)-threonylcarbamoyltransferase complex dimerization subunit type 1 TsaB, with the protein MTDSYFLGITTVENETGLALVKEDKVIYEIVAETSAHHNETIFPFLKNGLDFLGITTKEIKGIGVVIGPGMFTSLRVGLACAKGLAIVDNIPIKGINTLDALVVSLPNFLLEEKRTIIPVLDIRRNEVYFRIYHGIEPVSEPEVITPEKFCRKIPANAILLGSGLIRYHDEIKKLAPNNFLTYNRLYPAPSQVAFFARKCILNSDFSDTDKLVPIYIR; encoded by the coding sequence ATGACTGACAGTTACTTTTTAGGTATCACCACAGTTGAAAATGAAACAGGCCTTGCATTGGTCAAAGAGGATAAGGTTATTTATGAAATAGTTGCGGAAACTTCTGCCCATCATAATGAAACTATCTTTCCGTTTTTGAAAAATGGCTTAGATTTTTTAGGAATAACAACCAAAGAGATAAAAGGTATTGGTGTCGTTATCGGACCAGGAATGTTCACTTCGTTGCGGGTTGGTTTAGCATGTGCTAAAGGGTTGGCAATCGTTGATAATATTCCGATTAAAGGTATTAACACCTTAGATGCTTTGGTCGTTTCCTTACCCAACTTTTTATTGGAAGAAAAAAGAACCATCATACCGGTATTAGATATTAGACGCAATGAAGTCTATTTCCGAATCTATCACGGTATAGAACCAGTTTCGGAACCAGAAGTTATTACTCCTGAAAAATTTTGTCGAAAGATTCCGGCAAATGCCATTCTTTTAGGTAGCGGTTTAATTAGATATCACGATGAGATTAAAAAATTAGCGCCGAATAATTTCTTAACTTACAATCGTCTATATCCCGCTCCATCGCAAGTTGCCTTTTTTGCGCGTAAGTGCATCTTAAATTCGGATTTTTCCGATACTGATAAGTTAGTGCCGATTTATATCCGGTAA